One stretch of Punica granatum isolate Tunisia-2019 chromosome 5, ASM765513v2, whole genome shotgun sequence DNA includes these proteins:
- the LOC116207611 gene encoding stress response protein nst1, whose amino-acid sequence MCILCVIQKWSRRVATMLPWLVLPLIGLWALSQLLPPAFRFEITSPRLACVFVLLVTLFWYEILMPKLSAWRARRNARLRERKRNEAIELQKLRKTATRKCRNCLTPYRDQNPGGGKFMCSYCGHISKRPVLELPVPPGMGMSDSGIFKDLVGKGGKLLNGRAWSDHGWMCSQDWRDSGNWAAGSFASKPVNYRKNGNVLFGGDESCLAEKSYSGIVIFASKLLTSFFLSIRWLWRKIFSGGSSSEDASFNAEQNGMLTKRGECGGNFQESKSEKARRKAEEKRQARLERELLEEEERKQREEVARLVEERRKLRDEKTGTEKDSEKVVSPTKDNHSKKDAEKRRHERRKDRDRGSSKSNSDAEELERRVAKETDWKHDSDKKSEADSREHQRSVMDNIKGQGNDLTRGSKSVPGNNVNRGSAGARYLDRMRGTLISSSKAFGGTSFFGRTANTSTTIPKESKSNNAVNHAHTSAPKRDLCTSERVAGKSTINAVPLEPQPIPAPKKSWQQLFTRSTPVHPSSNPSVISRPNTKMPAEVRSPPLPGQALVTQSFDRPISFGLPSPFPVYPIQNVTPSSSLGFSPAIEPIFPHLGEKPHENMPEEPELFEDPCYVPDPVSLLGPVSESLENFQLDLGSGFISDMELEKPRIPKTSAIASEISRPSPIESPMSRQRIVDDKHGSSIRLPTTPKSQEKHSSLVEDVNDEKTWQLWGPSPLGQDGLSIIGGPAWHLNPDRGRLNKEEFVRPPIQRTMASLFTKEDPVLPSTYSPQKDFLGSVPNGETFSPVGISNDKDPWLQKGFFPPAADNEKHFPFKRQEESTQNDIFFGTPARPTATHPFEPSPAKGWSNKEWAVADTGELVGNQSVGIPKIGEFFPPQMYSHFGTENGK is encoded by the exons ATGTGTATACTTTGTGTGATTCAGAAGTGGTCTCGCCGGGTTGCGACTATGCTGCCTTGGTTGGTCTTGCCTTTGATAGGGTTATGGGCTCTCTCTCAGCTGTTGCCGCCCGCTTTTCGTTTTGAGATTACTTCGCCGAGGCTGGCTTGTGTGTTTGTCCTATTGGTTACCCTCTTTTGGTATGAGATTTTGATGCCTAAGCTGTCTGCGTGGCGGGCCCGTAGAAACGCTCGGCTTCGCGAGAGGAAGAGGAATGAAGCCATTGAACTGCAGAAGCTTCGGAAGACAGCTACTCGGAAGTGCCGCAACTGTTTGACTCCATACAGGGATCAAAACCCAGGTGGGGGTAAGTTTATGTGCTCATACTGTGGACATATTTCAAAAAGACCGGTGTTGGAGTTGCCAGTGCCACCTGGAATGGGGATGTCTGACTCCGGTATTTTCAAGGATTTGGTTGGAAAGGGTGGGAAACTATTGAATGGGAGGGCGTGGTCCGACCATGGATGGATGTGCAGTCAGGATTGGCGTGACAGTGGGAATTGGGCTGCTGGGTCTTTTGCATCAAAGCCCGTTAATTATAGGAAAAATGGAAATGTTCTTTTTGGAGGAGATGAAAGTTGCTTGGCAGAGAAGTCCTACTCGGGCATTGTTATCTTTGCCAGCAAGCTGCtcacttcttttttcttgagCATTAGGTGGCTCTGGAGAAAGATATTTAGTGGTGGCTCCTCAAGTGAAGATGCTTCATTCAATGCTGAACAAAATGGGATGTTGACCAAGAGAGGTGAGTGCGGTGGCAACTTTCAAGAGAGTAAAAGTGAGAAGGCGCGCAGAAAAGCAGAGGAGAAGAGGCAGGCAAGGCTGGAGAGGGAGCTtctggaggaagaagaaaggaagcaGCGGGAGGAGGTTGCAAGGCTGGTCGAGGAGCGTAGGAAACTTAGGGATGAGAAGACAGGGACCGAGAAAGATAGTGAAAAAGTAGTATCACCTACAAAGGATAACCATAGTAAGAAAGATGCAGAAAAGAGACGTCATGAGAGAAGAAAAGATAGAGACAGGGGTTCTAGTAAGAGCAACTCCGATGCTGAAGAACTTGAGAGGAGAGTTGCTAAGGAAACTGATTGGAAACACGACTCGGACAAGAAGAGTGAGGCTGATAGTCGGGAGCATCAGAGATCTGTGATGGACAACATTAAGGGTCAGGGCAATGATCTTACCCGTGGTTCAAAGAGTGTCCCAGGTAACAATGTTAACAGGGGCAGTGCAGGAGCTAGATACCTGGATCGCATGAGGGGTACATTGATCTCTTCTTCCAAGGCATTTGGTGGAACTAGTTTCTTTGGAAGAACAGCCAACACTTCTACCACTATTCCAAAAGAAAGCAAGTCTAACAATGCTGTAAATCATGCACATACTTCTGCACCTAAGAGAGACCTGTGTACATCTGAGCGCGTGGCTGGAAAATCAACGATAAATGCG GTTCCTTTAGAACCGCAACCAATCCCTGCACCAAAAAAGTCGTGGCAGCAGTTGTTTACTCGGTCAACCCCTGTTCATCCATCATCTAACCCAAGTGTGATAAGCAGACCTAACACTAAAATGCCAGCTGAAGTTCGGAGCCCCCCATTACCTGGTCAAGCATTGGTGACTCAATCATTTGATAGGCCCATTAGTTTTGGTCTGCCATCTCCATTTCCTGTTTATCCAATACAAAATGTGACTCCTAGCAGTAGTTTAGGTTTCTCGCCTGCTATTGAACCGATTTTTCCTCACCTTGGAGAAAAACCGCATGAAAACATGCCTGAAGAACCGGAGCTATTTGAAGATCCATGCTATGTCCCTGATCCTGTTTCATTGCTTGGGCCTGTTTCTGAATCTCTTGAAAACTTTCAGTTGGATCTGGGGTCTGGTTTTATCTCAGATATGGAGCTGGAAAAGCCTCGCATTCCAAAGACCTCTGCTATTGCTTCTGAGATTAGCAGGCCATCACCGATCGAGTCTCCAATGTCACGACAACGGATAGTTGATGACAAGCATGGTAGTTCTATTCGTCTTCCTACCACACCAAAGTCACAGGAGAAGCATAGTTCTCTAGTGGAGGATGTGAATGATGAGAAAACATGGCAACTGTGGGGCCCTTCTCCTCTCGGTCAGGATGGTTTAAGTATCATAGGCGGTCCAGCTTGGCACTTAAACCCGGATCGTGGCAGGTTGAACAAGGAAGAGTTTGTCCGTCCTCCAATCCAGAGGACTATGGCTTCCCTTTTTACCAAGGAGGATCCAGTTCTCCCCAGTACTTATTCACCGCAGAAGGATTTTCTTGGTAGTGTTCCAAATGGTGAGACATTCAGCCCTGTTGGTATTTCAAATGATAAAGATCCTTGGTTGCAGAAAGGATTTTTCCCACCTGCAGCAGACAATGAGAAGCATTTTCCATTCAAGCGCCAGGAGGAATCTACCCAGAATGATATCTTCTTTGGGACGCCTGCTAGACCTACAGCAACTCATCCCTTTGAGCCTTCGCCAGCTAAGGGTTGGTCCAA TAAGGAATGGGCTGTGGCAGATACTGGAGAACTCGTGGGCAATCAATCCGTTGGTATACCGAAAATCGGGGAATTTTTCCCACCTCAGATGTATAGTCACTTTGGAACTGAAAATGGAAAGTGA
- the LOC116207400 gene encoding gluconokinase isoform X1, which translates to MADITVIMGVTGAGKSTIGEMLAKSMGCPFLDADDFHPPSNKEKMHRGIPLSDEDRIPWLETLRDALREFLLKGNAVVLGCSALQKHYREILRSSDPDYRPGMYGTCRVKLVLLDAKPEVLTARLKARAAQGTHFMPASLLQSQLELLRIEEDEGIRKVDASQTPQAIVTSILRSGLSNHSHEL; encoded by the exons ATGGCCGACATCACCGTTATCATGGGCGTCACCGGCGCTGGAAAATC GACCATAGGGGAGATGCTGGCGAAATCCATGGGCTGTCCGTTCCTTGATGCGGATGATTTCCACCCTCCCTCTAATAAAG AGAAGATGCACCGGGGTATCCCTCTCTCGGACGAAGATCGGATCCCGTGGCTCGAGACGCTGCGGGACGCCCTACGCGAGTTCCTCCTCAAGGGGAATGCCGTGGTTCTTGGCTGCTCCGCTCTGCAGAAGCACTACAGGGAGATCCTTAGATCGTCCGATCCTGACTATCGGCCGGGGATGTACGGGACTTGCCGGGTGAAGCTCGTGCTGTTGGATGCCAAGCCCGAGGTCCTCACCGCTCGGCTCAAGGCGAGGGCTGCTCAAGGGACGCACTTCATGCCCGCTTCGCTGCTGCAGTCCCAGCTGGAGCTGCTCCGAATCGAGGAAGACGAAGGAATCAGGAAGGTCGATGCCAGCCAGACCCCTCAAGCTATAGTAACCAGCATTCTCCGGTCGGGGCTCTCGAATCACAGCCATGAGCTCTGA
- the LOC116207400 gene encoding gluconokinase isoform X2, producing MRMISTLPLIKMHRGIPLSDEDRIPWLETLRDALREFLLKGNAVVLGCSALQKHYREILRSSDPDYRPGMYGTCRVKLVLLDAKPEVLTARLKARAAQGTHFMPASLLQSQLELLRIEEDEGIRKVDASQTPQAIVTSILRSGLSNHSHEL from the exons ATGCGGATGATTTCCACCCTCCCTCTAATAAAG ATGCACCGGGGTATCCCTCTCTCGGACGAAGATCGGATCCCGTGGCTCGAGACGCTGCGGGACGCCCTACGCGAGTTCCTCCTCAAGGGGAATGCCGTGGTTCTTGGCTGCTCCGCTCTGCAGAAGCACTACAGGGAGATCCTTAGATCGTCCGATCCTGACTATCGGCCGGGGATGTACGGGACTTGCCGGGTGAAGCTCGTGCTGTTGGATGCCAAGCCCGAGGTCCTCACCGCTCGGCTCAAGGCGAGGGCTGCTCAAGGGACGCACTTCATGCCCGCTTCGCTGCTGCAGTCCCAGCTGGAGCTGCTCCGAATCGAGGAAGACGAAGGAATCAGGAAGGTCGATGCCAGCCAGACCCCTCAAGCTATAGTAACCAGCATTCTCCGGTCGGGGCTCTCGAATCACAGCCATGAGCTCTGA
- the LOC116207399 gene encoding proactivator polypeptide-like 1 isoform X1 produces the protein MDVRIGFFVLVVLGTLGTSSARQLPHNLEALNCPEQVYVVRNDKVCTLCKEYATMALDYLSENKTKTEIIVLLHLSCSQLHAFKAECVILVDHYAPLFFNEISSIQPGEFCKKVDLCQKVAIISSQIKEDSCEFCQNTVSELMDKLKDPDTQMDIIQLLLKACNSMQNYVKKCKRMLLEYGPLIIANAEEFLDKTDICTAVHAFSALSTVKEVALPTTEEVVVLSYS, from the exons ATGGATGTGAGGATCGGGTTTTTCGTTCTTGTGGTTTTGGGTACCCTGGGGACCTCTAGTGCGAGACAACTGCCCCATAATTTGGAAG CATTGAACTGCCCAGAACAGGTTTATGTGGTTAGGAATGACAAGGTGTGCACTTTGTGCAAGGAATATGCCACTATGGCTCTGGATTACCTGAGCGAAAACAAAACCAAGACAGAGATCATTGTGCTTCTTCACCTAAGCTGCTCGCAGCTGCATGCATTTAAGGCAGAg TGCGTCATTCTGGTGGACCATTATGCTCCTCTCTTCTTCAACGAGATCTCTTCAATTCAACCTGGGGAGTTTTGTAAGAAGGTGGACCTCTGCCAAAAAGTGGCAATAATATCTTCACAAATCAAGGAGGATAGCTGTGAATTTTGTCAGAATACTGTTTCGGAATTAATGGACAAGTTGAAAGATCCTGATACCCAG ATGGACATAATTCAGCTACTTCTGAAGGCTTGTAATTCCATGCAGAACTACGTGAAAAAG TGCAAGAGGATGTTGTTGGAGTATGGCCCTCTAATCATTGCCAATGCAGAGGAATTTCTGGACAAGACCGATATCTGCACTGCAGTTCATGCCTTCTCTGCATTGTCAACCGTCAAAGAAGTTGCATTACCCACTACAGAGGAGGTGGTGGTGCTCTCTTACTCGTGA
- the LOC116207399 gene encoding uncharacterized protein LOC116207399 isoform X2, protein MDVRIGFFVLVVLGTLGTSSARQLPHNLEALNCPEQVYVVRNDKVCTLCKEYATMALDYLSENKTKTEIIVLLHLSCSQLHAFKAECVILVDHYAPLFFNEISSIQPGEFCKKVDLCQKVAIISSQIKEDSCEFCQNTVSELMDKLKDPDTQMDIIQLLLKACNSMQNYVKKLATGARPLRCMD, encoded by the exons ATGGATGTGAGGATCGGGTTTTTCGTTCTTGTGGTTTTGGGTACCCTGGGGACCTCTAGTGCGAGACAACTGCCCCATAATTTGGAAG CATTGAACTGCCCAGAACAGGTTTATGTGGTTAGGAATGACAAGGTGTGCACTTTGTGCAAGGAATATGCCACTATGGCTCTGGATTACCTGAGCGAAAACAAAACCAAGACAGAGATCATTGTGCTTCTTCACCTAAGCTGCTCGCAGCTGCATGCATTTAAGGCAGAg TGCGTCATTCTGGTGGACCATTATGCTCCTCTCTTCTTCAACGAGATCTCTTCAATTCAACCTGGGGAGTTTTGTAAGAAGGTGGACCTCTGCCAAAAAGTGGCAATAATATCTTCACAAATCAAGGAGGATAGCTGTGAATTTTGTCAGAATACTGTTTCGGAATTAATGGACAAGTTGAAAGATCCTGATACCCAG ATGGACATAATTCAGCTACTTCTGAAGGCTTGTAATTCCATGCAGAACTACGTGAAAAAG TTGGCAACTGGGGCAAGACCACTACGATGTATGGACTGA
- the LOC116207401 gene encoding proactivator polypeptide-like 1, giving the protein MDVRIGFFVLVVLGALGTSSARQLPRNLEALNYPEQGSGNVVRIRNDKVCTLCEEYATMALDYLTANSTKREILALLYMGCSQLPEAFQPECITLVDHYAPLLFKEISSLQPGEICEKVDLCQKVAMISSQIKEDSCDFCQNAVSELMDKLKDPDTQMDIIQLLLKACNSMQNYVKKVKLQCKRMVLEYGPLIIDNAEEFLENTNICTAIRACSASSTVKEVALPTSQEAVVLSDS; this is encoded by the exons ATGGACGTGAGGATCGGATTTTTCGTTCTTGTGGTTTTGGGTGCCCTGGGGACCTCTAGTGCGAGACAACTGCCCCGTAATTTGGAAG CATTGAACTACCCAGAACAAGGTTCGGGAAATGTGGTTAGGATTAGGAATGACAAGGTATGCACTTTGTGCGAGGAATATGCCACTATGGCATTGGATTACCTAACCGCAAACAGCACCAAGAGAGAGATCCTTGCGCTTCTTTATATGGGCTGCTCACAGCTGCCCGAAGCATTCCAGCCAGAG TGCATCACTTTGGTGGACCATTATGCTCCTCTGCTCTTCAAGGAGATCTCTTCACTTCAACCTGGGGAAATTTGTGAGAAGGTGGACCTCTGCCAAAAAGTGGCAATGATATCTTCACAAATTAAGGAAGATAGCTGCGACTTTTGTCAGAATGCTGTTTCGGAATTGATGGACAAGTTGAAAGATCCTGATACCCAG ATGGACATAATTCAACTGCTTCTGAAGGCTTGTAATTCCATGCAAAACTACGTGAAAAAGGTAAAACTGCAG TGCAAGAGGATGGTGCTTGAGTATGGCCCTCTAATTATTGACAATGCAGAGGAATTTCTGGAGAATACCAATATCTGCACTGCAATCCGTGCCTGCTCTGCATCGTCAACCGTCAAAGAAGTTGCATTGCCTACTTCACAGGAGGCGGTGGTGCTGTCTGATTCGTGA